Proteins encoded in a region of the Coprothermobacter sp. genome:
- a CDS encoding 6-phosphofructokinase, which produces MRRIAIMTAGADAPGMNAAIRSVARRSFELGYDVLMVRDGFEGLVRGDIEIMNKKTVSGILPLGGSILGSSRVSPEFAVQNLGKIRDVLESNSITTSIIIGDRSAVGVAAVFDANSIPCVVVPNTIDNDIFGTDFSIGFDSAITTISDALDKLHSTASAHHRVMIVEVMGRQSGWLALYGGLAGGADFIAIPEQPVPIETLATHLKQRKEEGKDFSIVVVAEGYSVATHEPTAAGRPVAGYGLAEALASTTNLSIRVTVLGYLQRGGSPTVFDRLLATRLGLAAVNAVREGKSGILVGEVGQRIAFTDLREATIQPHVIPAEIVLQAKTFY; this is translated from the coding sequence ATGAGACGTATCGCAATCATGACAGCAGGGGCGGACGCACCAGGGATGAACGCAGCCATTCGCTCCGTTGCAAGGCGTTCGTTTGAGCTCGGATATGATGTCCTGATGGTACGGGATGGGTTCGAAGGACTTGTGCGCGGGGACATCGAGATTATGAACAAGAAGACGGTATCCGGTATCCTTCCTCTGGGTGGAAGTATTCTCGGCAGTTCTCGGGTGTCGCCCGAGTTTGCGGTCCAGAACCTGGGGAAAATACGCGATGTCCTGGAAAGCAACAGCATCACGACCAGTATCATCATCGGCGACCGCAGTGCCGTCGGTGTGGCGGCAGTGTTTGATGCAAACAGTATTCCGTGTGTCGTCGTGCCCAATACCATCGACAATGACATCTTTGGCACCGACTTCAGCATAGGATTCGACAGCGCGATCACGACTATCAGCGATGCGCTGGACAAGCTCCATTCGACGGCGTCGGCGCATCACCGGGTCATGATCGTGGAGGTCATGGGTCGTCAGTCCGGCTGGCTGGCGCTGTACGGCGGCCTCGCAGGGGGAGCCGATTTCATTGCCATCCCTGAGCAGCCCGTACCGATAGAGACGCTGGCAACACACCTCAAGCAGCGGAAGGAAGAAGGGAAGGATTTCTCCATCGTCGTCGTCGCCGAGGGATACTCGGTAGCCACACATGAACCGACTGCTGCGGGCAGGCCTGTGGCAGGATACGGACTGGCAGAAGCATTGGCCAGCACGACCAACCTGTCCATACGCGTCACGGTGCTGGGGTATCTTCAGCGGGGCGGCTCGCCCACGGTCTTTGACAGGCTTCTGGCTACCCGACTCGGCCTTGCGGCCGTGAACGCGGTACGTGAAGGCAAGTCTGGAATCCTTGTGGGTGAGGTTGGGCAGCGCATCGCCTTCACCGACCTCAGGGAAGCGACGATTCAGCCGCATGTCATCCCGGCCGAGATCGTCCTTCAAGCCAAGACCTTCTACTAG
- a CDS encoding NAD(+) synthetase, whose translation MTADALALNNALVYDYLKRFVQEELHTSGFTEACIALSGGLDSALVLKLAVDALGADHVHAIFLPYSASSDESRRDAHTMFEFCGIPWQELDISGMADAYLALQPGMDRLRTGNLLARLRMAVIFDQSKKENALVVGTSNKSELLVGYSTWYGDMACAIMPIGDLYKTQVRSLARHIGLPQQVIAKPPSADLWAGQTDEGEIGVSYETLDQVLYLLVDQRCSSAEVTSEGFELDLVHRVEHKMLASQFKRVSPPIAKLSQRTVGIDFLYPRDWRK comes from the coding sequence ATGACGGCGGACGCCCTTGCACTCAACAACGCACTTGTCTATGACTATCTCAAACGGTTCGTCCAGGAAGAGCTGCACACGAGTGGGTTCACAGAGGCGTGCATCGCGCTTTCCGGCGGACTGGACTCTGCGTTGGTGCTCAAACTCGCCGTCGACGCTCTCGGGGCCGACCATGTTCACGCCATCTTCCTTCCCTACAGCGCCAGTTCCGACGAAAGCAGACGCGATGCCCACACGATGTTCGAGTTCTGCGGCATTCCCTGGCAGGAACTGGACATCAGCGGCATGGCCGATGCGTACCTCGCACTGCAGCCCGGCATGGACCGGCTGCGGACGGGCAACCTGCTGGCTCGCCTGCGCATGGCCGTCATTTTCGACCAGTCGAAGAAGGAGAATGCACTCGTCGTCGGAACCAGCAACAAGAGCGAACTGCTGGTCGGCTATTCGACCTGGTATGGTGACATGGCATGTGCCATCATGCCCATTGGCGACCTGTACAAGACCCAGGTGCGGTCGCTCGCGCGTCACATTGGACTTCCTCAGCAGGTCATCGCCAAGCCGCCTTCCGCCGACCTCTGGGCCGGCCAGACGGATGAGGGAGAAATCGGCGTGAGCTATGAGACGCTCGACCAGGTCCTGTACCTCCTGGTCGACCAGCGCTGTTCATCCGCCGAAGTCACCTCAGAAGGCTTCGAACTCGATCTTGTGCACCGGGTCGAGCACAAGATGCTGGCATCGCAGTTCAAGCGCGTCTCTCCTCCTATCGCCAAGCTGTCCCAGCGCACCGTCGGCATCGATTTTCTCTACCCACGCGACTGGCGGAAGTAG
- a CDS encoding carbon-nitrogen hydrolase, giving the protein MTYTVALAQVNPACGDLEVNVKMHIAQAEQALEAGADLIVFPELSLTGYALKDQTLDVMRPADCPEFASLRELSRHIAICAGFVEQGEDGIPYNSAFFMDAGEVRHVHRKMYLPTHGMFEELKFLGRGRQLSVFDTRFGRTGIVICRDLFHPLEVSTMAALGVELLLAPSAMPARGFGGEELAIEQTVGLALGSASTFLGMFVVYVNRVGFDDGLGFYGGSALSDPVGGITVSAPRFEAVQVLGTVDTAHIARHRYQLPIRREEDLEIVRHALETRRNS; this is encoded by the coding sequence ATGACGTATACCGTCGCTCTTGCCCAGGTGAACCCTGCGTGCGGCGACCTGGAAGTCAACGTGAAGATGCACATCGCCCAGGCGGAGCAGGCGCTTGAGGCCGGCGCCGACCTGATCGTCTTCCCGGAGCTTTCACTCACCGGTTACGCCCTCAAGGACCAGACGCTCGACGTCATGCGCCCCGCCGACTGCCCCGAGTTCGCCAGCCTCCGTGAGCTTTCGCGCCACATCGCGATCTGCGCAGGCTTCGTGGAACAAGGCGAAGACGGCATTCCCTACAACAGTGCGTTCTTCATGGACGCCGGTGAAGTCCGCCACGTCCACCGCAAGATGTACCTGCCCACACACGGCATGTTCGAGGAACTCAAGTTCCTTGGACGCGGGAGGCAACTCTCGGTCTTCGACACACGGTTTGGGCGGACCGGCATCGTCATCTGTCGTGACCTGTTCCATCCCCTCGAGGTGTCCACCATGGCAGCTCTCGGCGTGGAGCTGCTGCTGGCGCCCAGTGCCATGCCGGCACGCGGATTTGGCGGCGAGGAACTGGCAATCGAGCAGACCGTCGGCCTGGCTCTCGGTTCCGCCAGCACGTTCCTCGGGATGTTCGTCGTGTATGTGAACCGCGTGGGATTCGATGACGGCCTCGGGTTCTACGGAGGTTCGGCTCTGAGCGACCCAGTCGGAGGGATCACCGTCTCGGCCCCACGGTTCGAGGCAGTGCAGGTCCTCGGGACCGTCGACACGGCGCACATTGCACGACACCGCTACCAGCTTCCCATTCGCCGGGAGGAAGACCTGGAGATCGTGCGCCATGCTCTGGAAACGAGGAGGAACTCATGA
- a CDS encoding transcriptional regulator — MMEKTQVLHSLRRVEGQLRGIQKMVDEGRPCDEVLAQLVAAHAAIGRIGTDILLNEVGCRVQQDLAPEKELERLEKLLLTYSELK, encoded by the coding sequence ATGATGGAGAAGACACAGGTCCTACATAGCCTTCGACGTGTCGAAGGGCAGTTGCGCGGGATTCAGAAGATGGTCGACGAAGGTCGACCGTGCGATGAAGTTCTGGCGCAGCTTGTGGCTGCTCATGCGGCCATAGGCCGCATCGGAACCGACATCCTTCTCAACGAAGTCGGCTGCCGCGTGCAGCAGGATCTTGCCCCCGAGAAGGAACTTGAGCGCCTGGAGAAGCTTCTTCTCACATACAGTGAGCTCAAGTAG
- the trxA gene encoding thioredoxin translates to MVKQTSCKEEHVEDNEIVATTANFQSEVLSSSLPVLVDFWAVWCAPCRMIAPVVSEIANEYTGKLKVARLNVDDNQEIAARYGIMSIPTLALFKGGVVIDQVVGAVPKRTITAKIDGLLQKS, encoded by the coding sequence ATGGTGAAGCAGACATCCTGCAAGGAGGAACACGTGGAAGACAACGAGATTGTTGCAACAACTGCGAATTTTCAGAGCGAGGTCCTCTCTTCTTCGCTGCCTGTGCTGGTCGATTTTTGGGCTGTGTGGTGCGCTCCATGCCGCATGATTGCACCGGTCGTTTCCGAGATCGCCAATGAATACACAGGCAAGTTGAAGGTCGCTCGTCTGAATGTGGACGACAATCAGGAGATTGCCGCTCGCTATGGTATCATGAGTATACCAACACTGGCACTGTTCAAGGGCGGGGTCGTCATCGACCAGGTTGTCGGCGCCGTTCCGAAGCGGACCATCACCGCGAAGATCGACGGCCTGCTCCAGAAGAGTTAG
- the hrcA gene encoding heat-inducible transcription repressor HrcA — MFLTERQKRILLAIVRKYMDDGEPVSSGFVTSQLGNDLSSATIRNEMAELSSMGYLQQPHISAGRVPTVLAYHMYISAFLVEATRQRMFTGPMDLPLQYESLPRLFDGVATAVSDRTKKVSFVLSPPINSVTLRHVSLVPFSETGLMLVFITDRENVDGYKLLAPADTTEQELADINAIFARELRGKSIEEGIRTLHCGNVLPQDLALRYGGVLDAVAELMEGELRKGESQIFVRGIEQMLSDLPDDQIGAFSTLSTFLSREEVVKPYLNSLSDRGEISLFIGEENQREELRSFSLVSVSYSLDSNQRGVLGVVGPIRMNYIRAITVLESFAGYLGRVSGSG, encoded by the coding sequence ATGTTCCTGACAGAACGGCAGAAGCGCATATTGCTGGCCATCGTCCGGAAGTACATGGACGACGGCGAGCCTGTCAGTTCGGGATTCGTAACCAGCCAACTGGGCAACGACCTCTCGTCTGCGACGATCCGCAATGAAATGGCGGAGCTTAGCAGCATGGGATATCTTCAGCAGCCCCACATCTCCGCCGGGCGCGTTCCGACTGTCCTGGCCTATCACATGTATATCTCGGCATTCCTCGTCGAGGCGACGCGTCAGCGCATGTTCACCGGACCGATGGATCTCCCGCTGCAGTACGAGAGTCTACCGCGCCTGTTCGACGGGGTGGCCACAGCCGTGTCTGACCGAACGAAGAAAGTGAGTTTCGTCCTGTCCCCCCCCATCAACTCTGTGACCCTGCGTCATGTCAGCCTCGTGCCGTTCAGCGAGACAGGGCTCATGCTGGTCTTCATCACTGACCGCGAGAACGTCGATGGATACAAGCTGCTTGCTCCGGCGGATACGACTGAACAGGAACTCGCAGACATCAATGCCATTTTTGCCCGGGAGCTTCGCGGGAAGAGCATCGAAGAGGGCATTCGTACCCTTCACTGTGGCAACGTGCTGCCACAGGATCTTGCTCTACGCTACGGAGGTGTTCTGGACGCCGTGGCCGAGCTTATGGAAGGCGAGTTGCGCAAGGGAGAGAGCCAGATCTTTGTCCGGGGTATTGAACAGATGTTGAGCGACCTTCCCGATGACCAGATTGGGGCGTTTTCCACGCTGAGCACCTTCCTGAGCCGCGAAGAGGTCGTGAAACCCTACCTCAACTCGCTGAGCGATCGGGGAGAGATCAGCCTGTTCATCGGAGAGGAGAACCAGCGGGAGGAACTGAGGAGCTTCAGCCTCGTGTCGGTCAGCTACTCGCTCGATTCGAACCAGCGGGGCGTGCTTGGTGTCGTTGGTCCCATCCGCATGAACTACATCCGGGCCATCACGGTTCTGGAGAGTTTCGCAGGATACCTCGGCAGGGTCTCGGGTAGCGGCTGA
- a CDS encoding histidine triad nucleotide-binding protein, producing MMSANEQNCVFCRVGRHEAPAEYVYEDETVFVIKDRFPKAPVHLLVIPRKHIARIDALCIEDNGLIVHLFEVVRLIAVKYHLEAGYRVIINSGTEGGQTVSHLHIHIIAGKCLGFREDAAL from the coding sequence ATGATGAGCGCGAACGAACAGAACTGTGTCTTCTGCCGTGTCGGCCGGCACGAAGCACCGGCCGAATACGTCTATGAGGATGAGACGGTCTTCGTCATCAAGGACCGGTTCCCGAAGGCGCCGGTACACCTGCTCGTGATCCCCCGCAAGCACATCGCTCGCATCGATGCTCTCTGCATAGAAGACAATGGGTTGATCGTTCACCTCTTCGAGGTTGTCCGGCTGATCGCGGTCAAGTATCACCTTGAAGCAGGGTACCGCGTCATCATCAACTCGGGCACCGAAGGTGGACAGACCGTGTCACACCTGCACATTCACATCATCGCGGGCAAGTGTCTGGGGTTCAGGGAGGACGCTGCTCTCTAG
- a CDS encoding DEAD/DEAH box helicase, translating to MTEHELQFLLRELTTSQDYDGQIVGRLDFEAREATFAPLPPAVDPDLSADLADKGIRELYAFQRACFDSAEGGYNVTVVSPTASGKSLAFQLPVLNHLLKHPGATALFLYPTKALIEDQLAKLREMERCMDRINTAVYDGDTDPDARRQLRKFGRLILSNPDSLHYSILPYHESWSRFMRGLAFVVVDEGHYYHGVLGSHMALLLRRLRRLANFYGAHPVFIVTSATIDEPGKFASQLTGEIVSQADPSGAPEGKRTLLLFNPRIVDKQNNIRKSVMKEALWLFQRAVQEDVRTIMFTKSRQEAELLYKYVRDAGAGKGQRLRDRVATYRAGYLPAVRRGIEHRLSSGELTGVIATNALELGIDIGHLDVSITAGYPGSVTSLFQQMGRAGRERDHSLSVFVASSNPLDQYVVQTPGFLTSGHFGTPTINPDNEYILSAHLRCAAYELPLRAVDVEYFGPECTPLVEQLVTDGKLRPRGPLIVSMETYPHRFVSLRTLSDKRYHILNQGDGQVIEEADAYKVIEEFYPGAVFLHQGDSYLVTDNDHEQQVVHAIPTTQNYYTDAIIRSDVVVQNERDHRDYGDVGLSFGKVVVSEQTVGFIKKSFHIETEVGREYIDTPEISYDTMALWITVSDAMLHTLGEGGYDIAGSLHAAEHLLIALMPIVVLCDQRDLGGISTILHRDTLKPSIFVYDGHIGGVGLTESAYGRFRDVVSLALDRVTECPCKDGCPSCVYSPKCGNNNKPLDKNGARVLLGLLLDRLDTTTGGGK from the coding sequence ATGACAGAGCATGAACTACAGTTCCTGTTGCGGGAGCTGACGACCTCGCAGGACTATGATGGACAGATCGTCGGCCGACTGGACTTCGAAGCGCGGGAAGCGACGTTCGCTCCTCTGCCACCAGCCGTGGATCCCGACTTGTCAGCCGACCTTGCGGACAAGGGGATCCGCGAGCTGTATGCCTTCCAGCGGGCCTGCTTCGACAGCGCCGAGGGCGGCTACAATGTAACAGTGGTCAGCCCCACGGCAAGCGGAAAGAGCCTCGCCTTCCAGTTGCCGGTCCTGAATCATCTCCTCAAGCATCCCGGCGCAACGGCTCTGTTCCTCTACCCCACGAAGGCGCTGATCGAAGACCAGCTGGCCAAACTCAGGGAAATGGAACGATGCATGGACCGCATCAACACCGCCGTCTATGATGGCGATACCGACCCCGACGCGAGGCGCCAGCTGCGCAAGTTCGGGCGCCTCATCCTGTCCAACCCCGACAGCCTCCATTACAGCATTCTGCCGTATCACGAGAGCTGGTCACGGTTCATGCGCGGACTGGCGTTTGTCGTCGTCGACGAAGGTCACTACTACCATGGCGTCCTGGGATCGCACATGGCTCTGCTCCTGCGGCGTCTTCGGCGGCTGGCCAACTTTTACGGCGCCCACCCCGTGTTCATTGTCACGTCCGCTACGATCGACGAACCCGGCAAGTTCGCTTCCCAGCTGACAGGTGAGATTGTGAGCCAAGCCGATCCCTCGGGAGCCCCTGAGGGCAAGCGGACCCTCCTGCTGTTCAACCCGAGGATCGTCGACAAGCAGAACAACATTCGCAAGAGCGTCATGAAGGAAGCGCTGTGGCTTTTTCAGCGCGCCGTTCAGGAAGATGTGCGAACGATCATGTTCACGAAATCGCGTCAGGAAGCGGAGTTGTTGTACAAGTACGTCCGGGATGCCGGAGCTGGCAAGGGCCAGCGCCTTAGGGATCGCGTCGCAACCTACCGCGCGGGCTACCTCCCCGCCGTTCGCAGGGGCATCGAACACCGCCTTTCGTCCGGTGAGCTGACCGGCGTCATCGCGACCAATGCCCTCGAGCTCGGCATCGACATCGGACACCTCGACGTGTCGATCACGGCGGGCTACCCTGGTTCCGTGACCAGCCTCTTTCAGCAGATGGGGCGGGCGGGGCGCGAACGGGACCATTCGCTGTCCGTGTTTGTCGCGTCATCAAACCCACTCGACCAATACGTTGTTCAGACGCCAGGCTTCCTCACGTCAGGCCACTTCGGCACGCCGACGATCAACCCTGACAACGAGTACATCCTGAGCGCTCACCTCCGCTGCGCGGCATATGAACTCCCGCTGCGAGCAGTCGATGTCGAATACTTCGGCCCAGAGTGCACGCCGCTCGTCGAACAGTTGGTGACAGACGGGAAGCTGCGCCCACGTGGCCCACTCATCGTGTCGATGGAGACCTATCCACATCGGTTCGTGAGCCTGCGGACCCTCTCGGACAAACGCTACCACATTCTCAACCAGGGCGACGGGCAGGTTATCGAGGAAGCCGACGCGTACAAGGTCATCGAGGAATTCTACCCCGGTGCCGTGTTCCTCCATCAGGGAGACTCGTATCTCGTCACGGACAATGATCACGAACAGCAGGTCGTCCATGCCATCCCCACGACGCAGAACTACTACACCGATGCAATTATCCGCAGCGACGTCGTCGTCCAGAACGAACGGGACCATCGTGACTACGGCGATGTCGGCCTGTCGTTCGGCAAGGTCGTGGTGTCCGAGCAGACGGTCGGCTTCATCAAGAAGAGCTTTCACATCGAGACGGAGGTTGGGCGAGAATACATCGACACGCCCGAGATCAGCTATGATACGATGGCGCTGTGGATCACCGTGTCTGATGCCATGCTCCATACGCTGGGGGAAGGCGGCTATGACATCGCAGGGAGCCTGCACGCAGCCGAGCACCTGCTCATCGCCCTGATGCCGATCGTCGTGCTGTGCGACCAGCGTGACTTGGGTGGCATCTCGACGATACTCCACCGGGATACGTTGAAACCCAGCATCTTTGTGTATGATGGACATATCGGAGGCGTCGGCCTCACCGAATCGGCATACGGCCGCTTCCGCGATGTCGTAAGCCTTGCACTGGACCGGGTGACCGAGTGCCCCTGCAAGGATGGCTGTCCAAGCTGCGTGTACTCGCCCAAGTGTGGCAACAACAACAAGCCGCTGGACAAGAACGGTGCACGTGTTCTGCTCGGGCTCCTGCTCGACAGACTCGACACGACCACTGGAGGTGGCAAATGA
- the rpsB gene encoding 30S ribosomal protein S2, with the protein MAVVTMKSLLEAGVHFGHQVRRWDPRMKHFIFTQRNGIHIFDLKQTVSKLDEAYAFLSKVSREGGNVIFIGTKKAAQDIVREEATRAGAWYVNERWVGGLMTNYITVRKSIDRLKQIDREEADGVVETMGIKERTRTMKSKARLSKLFGGLRTMEGLPRAIYVIDTHKEHSAIQEAHVLGIPVVAIVDTNCNPDEIDYQIPANDDAIRSLRLITALMASALIEGREGVQQSEANEEHASMADFAHESEKAKEIATEVEDSTDDENEVR; encoded by the coding sequence GTGGCAGTCGTAACAATGAAGTCCCTGCTTGAGGCAGGCGTGCATTTTGGTCACCAGGTCCGCAGATGGGACCCGCGCATGAAACATTTCATCTTCACACAGCGCAACGGCATTCACATCTTTGACCTCAAACAGACCGTCTCCAAGCTCGACGAGGCGTACGCGTTCCTTTCGAAGGTTTCGCGCGAAGGTGGCAACGTCATCTTCATCGGTACCAAGAAGGCTGCGCAAGATATCGTTCGTGAAGAAGCGACTCGTGCAGGCGCCTGGTATGTCAACGAGCGCTGGGTCGGCGGCCTCATGACCAACTACATCACTGTCCGCAAGAGCATTGACCGCCTGAAGCAGATCGACCGTGAAGAAGCCGATGGCGTTGTCGAGACAATGGGAATCAAGGAACGCACGAGGACCATGAAGTCCAAGGCTCGCCTGAGCAAGCTGTTCGGTGGCCTTCGTACCATGGAAGGCCTTCCCCGCGCCATCTATGTCATCGACACCCACAAGGAGCATAGCGCCATTCAGGAAGCACATGTGCTTGGCATTCCGGTGGTCGCCATCGTCGACACCAACTGCAACCCTGACGAGATCGACTACCAGATTCCGGCAAACGACGATGCAATCAGGTCTCTCCGTCTCATCACTGCGCTCATGGCCAGCGCCCTCATCGAAGGACGCGAGGGCGTGCAGCAGTCCGAGGCAAACGAGGAGCACGCGAGCATGGCCGACTTCGCCCACGAATCTGAGAAGGCGAAGGAGATAGCGACAGAGGTCGAGGACAGCACGGACGACGAGAATGAGGTGAGATAA